From the genome of Spinacia oleracea cultivar Varoflay chromosome 2, BTI_SOV_V1, whole genome shotgun sequence, one region includes:
- the LOC130467028 gene encoding uncharacterized protein, translating into MEFCKSWKTRTAEELKPQVAESTHHGDYAFKSIEEVRLQMQTTIDLQAKEVASLRSDKAELLKKILAQDKDMVTMVEEAKTAAAEIRTLQDQLREYPQVKEAAEEAEHLRGELETARPQVRTLRERLLESYDQGEQAAKDAVKHAWESHMPEYDLAWFQRRLDHSAAVLAAERLGQPPPEFVPSDDEDDVAAP; encoded by the coding sequence atggaattctgcaagagttggaagacgcgcactgctgaggagctcaaacctcaggtggctgagtccacccaccatggcgactatgcgttcaaatccattgaagaggtccgcctgcagatgcagacgaccatagaccttcaagcaaaggaggtagcttcattgaggtctgacaaggccgagctgcttaagaagatcttggcgcaggacaaagacatggtgacaatggtcgaggaggccaagacagcggcggcggaaatacggacgcttcaggaccagttgcgggagtaccctcaggtcaaagaggcggctgaggaagccgagcatcttcggggggagctggagacggccaggccgcaagttcgcaccttgcgtgagcgtcttctggaatcctatgatcagggggagcaagcggccaaggacgctgttaagcacgcctgggagagccacatgccagagtatgatcttgcgtggttccagcggcgattggatcacagtgccgctgtgttggctgctgagcgtctcggtcagccgccccctgagtttgtaccttctgatgatgaggacgatgtggctgctccctga